The nucleotide sequence TATTTGATTTTGGTTGAGGTACGGATTAAACTTGAAACGTATTTCAACATTCTGGAAGAGATGCGACTAGACCAATCTCTCTAGTTGGTAATGTAACTCATCCTAAAGTGATTATTGTTCAAGGAAAAGTAAATTCTTACTAATAATTCATCATTCCAATTTCACTAAGTTGCGGAATTATTGCTCTCAGTTTGTAaaagtactaaaacaaaaaagaatgttacaaaacatataaatttaaatGGGAAATTGAGAACCTAGAAACTTTGAAGGATCATGACTAAGCAAGCATGGCAACAATATGTCTATTGAAGCTAGTTAAGAACTGTGGTGTAAAAACTTGAGGAAAGATTTTTGCATAAAAGTTTAGTGGAAAAGTGATacatattggccaaccattggTTTCAAGTGAAAAACCAAGCAATCCAACAAACCTCGAATGTACTTACGTAGTCAGACAAACATCTCGAGCTATCGAGCACATATGGTACTTAGGTACAATGGTTACACTTCTCATGAGTCCTTAGTAACATACGTAAGTGTGCGCGCACATATCTATCTATATATCTAAGTAGATATGTTACTCTAATTCAGCAATAGCTTCTAACTGAATGTTTTGATTTCTTGCAGGTGTAGTTGCATTTGTTCGTGCAGGACCTGTAGATGCAAAAGGATTGGGAGGCATGGTTAAGTTTTCTCCTCCTTCCAGCATTTGAACAACTTCTTTCATGGAAGGACGACCTGCTGGGTGCCACTGGATGCACCAGAGCCCTACAATTGCGAGTTTCTTTGGTGTTTTACCATCTCCTTCCTCCCCAAGATGGATTCGTAGGTCATCTCCTTCTTCTAGAAGATTATAGATCCATTCTGGATAGTAAATTTCAGTTGGGATTGCTGAGGTTGAATCAATATTCTTCCTTCCCCCTACCATCTCAAGCAGCAGCATTCCAAAACTATAGACGTCCGACTTATAGGACACATTTCCAAAGTTCCTGGAGAACACTTCAGGTGCAATGTAGCCCATAGTCCCTCTAGCTGTAGTCATGGACACTATGCTTTGATCCTTAGAACACAACTTGGCCAAACCAAAAtcagaaatttttggagtgaaaTTGTCGTCTAATAAAACATTATGAGGCTTGATGTCGAAATGGAGGATTCGTTGATCACATTCCTGATGAAGATAATAAATTCCCTTGGCTATAGCAAGAGCAATATCTTGCAACTTGTCCCAACCAAGAAAACGATTGTTATTGTCTGCCGATGAAATGAAATTGTGTAGTGAACCATTGGCGAAGAACTCATAAACGAGAGCTCTGTTAAACCCATCAGCACAGAAACCAACCAAACGAACCACGTTGACATGGTGGATACTTCCCATCATTCCAACTTCCTTTATGAAATCTTCCCCATTTCCGTTGGAACTATTGAGAACTTTTACAGCAACAAAGCATTCAGAAGAAAGTTTTCCTTTGAAAACAGTTCCATAGGCTCCTTGGCCTAACTTGTCCTGGAATTGGTTTGTGATCCTCTTAATATCTGCATAGGAATACCTGCTTGGTTTGTGAGCGTTGTAATCTTCTAAAAActtttcaatcttcaattgactctccttttcttttcgaTTAGACCTATAGACACGATAGGCTGCAACGACCAGTAGTAATACAACAAATGATCCCAGGGTTGTACctgaatcaaacaaatccttgaGTAAATAATAATATTCCCGACGGTCTAGCTAgccatgaaataaaataaaaagccgTCAGACTACTCACCTGCGGCCACTAATTTCCTTGTTAGACCTGAAAAAAGCATTGACAAATTTAGTAATAGTGATGATCTACTGCTCGGACAAATTTAGTaatagaagaaaacaaattactCTTTGCCTAGTCATTTGAAATTCATATCAAATGCGTTGCATCTAGTTATTTGAAATATGTTCAGTCGGATGTTTGGTAGATAAGTAAGCAGCAAGTGCAATAATATAGCagaatatatgtaaaataaaacCAAGATTGAAAATATAGGCAGACTTACTAGGTTTGCTCAAGCGAACACATTGAATTTCAGTGTTGGTGTGATTGTACTTGATTCTACACTTGTTGCCCTCTGCCTCACACTCTTTACAATTTGATTttacacattgaatttcagtgttggtgtgattgaatttcagtgCTGTATAACTCTTTTTCAACAGGGCAGTGGAGTAAGGTAGCGTTGGAATACATGGATTCTTCTTGCAAGTAGAATTGAGAGGCTGGCAATGAGATGTTGATGTTATCAACTTCTAAAGGCTTTAACAGCAGGCATTTACGCGGTTGATAGACTCGGACTTCCTGATGCTTGTAATCTATGCGTTTCACCAAGAATTTCACCACTACTCGGTGCTCCTGTCCGTAGTCACCCTCATTCGCATGGCAATCAGATGTCGGACTACAGTGATGTCCACGGTGAAACAGAATATGGATGGCCTCGCCATCATCCCCGCATTTGGATTTTTCACAAGCATAGGCATTCTGGGTTGCTCCGAGCAATGTTAACAAAGTCATTGAGAATATGCGAACCCAAGAGAGATTGAGCTGTAGCTGCTGCATTTCTgaggtatttttttttccaagcagAAGAACAAATAAATGTTAATAGTTTAACACAAAAGTCTTTATAGAGTACTTGACCATAAAAATGCAATTGATCTACGGGTTTACCCCAAAGACCACGTCACGGAAGCCTAGAAAGTATTTACTGTTTTGGTCAATACTTAATTCCACAGCGGAAAGAGAGAGTCATTCCCCTTTACATTTACACGTGTAAAATCTTTTCTTGTgcttatatataaattatttgtaTTGTTACGCACTTTCTGTGTCAAACCTCGCTGATATTTTTCTCCATGGGAATGAGTGGAAggtcctcctcttcctcctccttgtctATGCGGTTTTTAATTGCAGCTTTTATTGTTTTTAGCTTATCCCCTCAAACCATTTGTAACGCCGCCCGGCAAAAGTGTGCCCCTTCTTCCTGCGGCCATATCCGCAATATAAGCTACCCTTTTCGACTAAAGGGCGATCCGCGCCACTGCGGCGACTCAGGATACACTCTGTCTTGTGAGAACAATAAAACCATACTAAACATATCTTCATCTGGCGATTACTACGTACAGGCAATCAACTACCATAACCAAACAATCCGAATTGTCGATCCAGGCCTTGACAAGAGCAATTGCTCCTCCCTTCCTCTTCATTCTCTGTATCTTCCTTATCGGTATTATTGGTATCTTCCACTTCATCTTCCTTATCGGTATTATCGGTATTTCAAAATTCCGACGACACCTGGGAATTGTACAGCATCATCAGCGACATGTACGGAAATTGGCACAAcaaatttaacatttttcaaGTGTCCGCGTCAAATGAATTCATCTCTTTACGTGGACGCTGCTCCATGTTTTCCTGTTCAATCTGCTTCTACTTCATCTTCGTCGATGTCGTCATCCCAACCAAAATCGTATGGCTATGTCAAGATTGGATATTTAGAGGTAGGGCAGATGAAGGACGGTTGCAGCATAGAGCGAACGACTTATGCCTACTTGTTCGACGGCTACAACGCTTCTTATAAATCCATACACAATTCTCTGGTTTATGGATTTGAGCTTCAATATGCCCCTCATGGTCCCCTTCTCTGCGAAAACCAATTCTCTAGTTTGTGGATGTACAAGTGTTATCCGCACAGCGTTCCAGGTGAGTAGGGAAtaaatctcaattttcttttttacttcatTATCTTCTTTTGTAGGAAATTCATtcctataaaataaataaaattaaaattaaaagactataatactattcactttaatgaaaaaccacattaatGAAAAGCctataatactattcactttaatgaaaaaccacatttttacaccaaaaagtcaatcctggtactattcactttaccctttattttgtcattatcgttaaaaatcaaagttttcaaaccctttttattagttttcctaaattaAAATTGCAGGGCATAGTCATCATTTGTCTCTTTTTTGGCCATCTTCAACTAAAAGAACTAAATAAATAGCTTTGTAAAaagttatatttaaataaaaatgttagGCTAATTTCATATACCATCTTCAATTGAAGAGACTAAACATAGccatttaataatttattagttttaaacttatattttaaatttattggttaatttaagtAAACTATTTTTGGATGTTTTTAAAATTActcattgaatttgaatcaattattgtaACTAAGGAGTTGAGCACCAAAAAAGGTTAAAAAGAGGGCTACATTTAACCAGTATGTCATGTTTTAGCTTGTGGACCATTAGAGATGACGAAATATGTTaggcaaagaaataaaaagtttgAGCAAGTGACCATTTACTACAATGGTGGAAATGTATTATGCTCTTACATGATGACATGAGTTCGAATTCTGtcagtggctaatctaacatttaacttactaacgtaaaaaaataaaaaaataaataaaagtttgaaattttaatttaaaatcaacGGGTGTGGACCCaagtattttacatttttcCCTCTTTGCCACTGCAGGTTTTTTCCAATTGCTATGGGGACTGATTCCATGTAAGAGATTTATATATGGGAGATTATATGACATTTAATTTATCCTCTATTTCGAGAGTTCTTATTATTCCTTTTGAATTGGTTTGACCCTTTGGCTTACACCCCTTCATCAAGAGGTGCTACTTCCTAAAGAACGTGTCttttcaatttgaattgatATCCAAATATTCAAACATGTTGTGAACTCTAAGAACATTTATAAAGAAGATGTTAAATCCAAAACATCGAagtattttaacaaaaaaaaaaatatagtataatattaaattataaaataataatttattttatttattatttataatctcTCCTATTTTCACTCTCTCTCCTGTTCCTCATTTTCTCCGCCACTATTCCTCCCTCATCTCAATTCTCGACTTCACTGGATCTTCGAGAGCAACCCCGTCGTCAGTGGTCGCATGGCCACCGTCAACATCTCCACCCACACCTTCGAGGCCGGCGCCTCCATTCTCCACTCCAGGAACTTGCACGCTTTGAACTACACCAATCTCCTCAACCCCGTCGTCAAATGCCCCTCCTCCTCTATTCTGCGCTTCAAATCAAAGCTTCCCTTTGCTGATGAGATTGTTTTGCTTTCCAATTCACTCCTCATGCTCTTCAGATACGGCTTCTCCCTTGTCAGGATGGACAAGGTTGTTGAGgtataaaagtaaataaataaaaggtttgttttttggttttaacttagggtttttttgttgaatttggtAAATTTCTTTGTGTGGTACAGGTAAGATTGTTTGGCatcttattaatttattgggTGTTAATttggtgaagtccttgcctatgAGAATCATCAATCCTGCTACTGAAGAAATCATGGTCCTTTTCTCACCCTAAGCATTTCTgtcaattaaattaatttctgggttgttttctaaatttaattacTGTTTAATCATCGCATTTGATCGTGTGTAGGATCTAGAAGGAGGAGAGGGATAGTCGTTGGtgcaatggtggtggtggtggtggtgttgagcGGGAGTGGGATGGACGGCGGCGGTCCTAGGGGTCTGATGCGGGGGCAGAACGAGGGAGTAGGAAAGAGGTCCTTCCAATTTGTTGCAGGGACAAGGACTCATTTTGAAAAACTAACGAGGGTGTAGGAAAGTTTCATTAAACATGATGTTTTGGAAAAGGGCTAGATTTTCAAAGCTATGTTTTGCTGCTTGAGCTTTAGTCTTTTTATTCACCCTCAATTTAAAAAAGCTGGTTTtagagtgtttaccaaacactaaaaagaccccaactttttttcatacctgcatttttttataatttcagcTGTACCAAACTAATACTAAGAGCCCCAGACTTTCTTTAATTACACTGTATTTTTGTTAAACCTTACAAGAGTGGTATTTAATCAATCACATAAACATGTACCTAACAAATAATATAGTGCATCCTCTATGGATATGAAAAACTGCAACAAATTTCAATGTTAATCCAGGTGTGCGTAGGAGCGATATGTTTGTAACTACCTCCAGGGTATATGTATGATGGCTTATGAGAAATTGGAAACCAAAATAGCTCCCATAATTTATTAGGGGCTATATCTATGATGGCTTAACAGAAATGTTTATCTATAATAATGCTTTGCAATTCGAAAACTAGCTAGTTATTTCTCTTTGATTTTGTTAATATATCTTCTTGTATTTCTTGGGTATTTAATGTTCTTCACAATATTCACTTTGCAAAGTTCAAGCTCTAATCAAGTTTGTTTTACTCTTGGTTCTGTTCTAAACGCAGATTTGGGACTCTTTATATCCATTTGTTTAGGTAAGAGCTTTGCTGATATATATGATATCCAATATTGAGCATATACTTTGATCCAAGACAACAAGTCAATTTCGTTTCTCATGATGTATTTTGTGATTTACTCCAATGTTCAGTACTACTTGGCGTGGCAAAATTTCTATTTGGGGCACCATTCGTGACTGCGTTTTTGATCTATACATGGAAAAGAAGACATTTGTCAATGTACAACTCCATAGAAGAATTTTTGCATGGTGAAAAGAATTTTGTGCCAATAAGGTATTCGTACTCGAACATCACGAAGATGTCtaacaaatttaaagaaaaacttggTGAAGGAGGGTATGGATCAGTATTCAAAGCAAGGTTACGGAGTGGACGTTTTGCGGCAATTAAGATGTTGGATGAGCCCAAAGGCAATGGACAAGATTTCATCAGCGAGGTAAATACTATTGGGAGGATTCACCATGTTAATGTGGTTCAGCTTGTTGGTTATTGTGTTGAGGGATCGAAGCGTGCTTTGGTATATGATTTCATGCTCAACGGATCTCTTGATAAATACATTTATTGCAAGGAAGGAAGTATCCCATTAAGTTGCAAGACAACGTACGAAATTTCTCTTGGAGTGGCTCGAGGGATTAAATATCTACatgaaggttgtgacatgcaaaTATTACATTTTGACATCAAGCCTCACAACATTCTTCTTGATGAGAATTTCATACCGAAGATTTCTGACTTTGGGCTTGCAAAATTATACCCGGTAGATAATAGCATTGTGTCTCTAACAGGGGCAAGGGGTACAATGGGATACATGGCTCCTGAGCTATTCTACCACAATATTGGCGGTGTTTCATTTAAAGCGGATGTTTATAGTTTTGGAATGTTGTTGATGGAAATGGCAAGCAGAAGGAAGAATTTGAATGCAGCAGAGCATTCAAGTCAACTTTACTTCCCTTCATGGGTTTACAATCAATATAATGAAGGAAAGGACTTCGAGGTGGGAGAAGTTGTAGAGGAggaaaaacaattaacaaaaaaaatgattataacCGCCTTGTGGTGTATACAATTGAAGCCAAGCGATCGACCTTCAATGAAGGAAGTCCTAGAGATGCTGGAAGGAGCTGTTGAATTACTTCGAATGCCTCCGGAGCCTCTTCTATATCCACGAGAGATGCCCGTAGGCGCTCCTAATGGTAATCTGAATCCAACATATTCCAAGGCGGAGTTAACATCTTCTTTGACGGGCAGGTGAAGACACGCAACTAGCATAGGCTCTGTCAGTTTGAATCTCAATGCAATGTTTCTGGTTTTGTAGTAGTACTGTTTGCTTGTACATTGAACGTGATGTTAAATATGTTTAGTACGGCCTATTTTCATGATTCCAGGGATAAATAATGACCTGTTTGGTactacttgaatccaacttttttaactcaaaaacaattttcaagttttagattttaaaaacttatttggactattttaaaaaactgaactcaagactgactcaaaaatatagtttattatctaaaaacataaaaagtgagtttttagagtttttaaatttaaactcacttatttcttttctcttcctccttccctctcactccaaatctctcttttcttctttcactctttttttttatttttttttttttttttttttaccttttccgTCTCTTCTCCAATCtgctctcttctttttttaggttctttctctcactcattTTCCTCTCTATCTTGTTcgatcctctcttctttctctttccttcaatcatcttttactttatttcctcatctcttctctttctccctatcTTACGATCccctctttttaaatttttttttttagtttaagttgtaagatttaaaatttttaaatcgcaAATCAATCAAGTTttgaatcttaaaaaaaattatttttaagaaatgttaaaagaaatgttttgataaatggtaaaaacatttcaaataagATACCCAACATGCCCTAACATATTTCATGAAGGACACCGTTGTATGATTCATGAAGAcgatattttctaatttttgttccaAGAAATTATTAGTTGTGATGATTGTTCGCTCGTGCTGGTAATTCTGGTTCTCGGGCTCATGCCGGCTGCACTTACATAGCTCCGGTTGTTATTTGTTAGTGGAGGGAGGGACCTCCTTGGTCAATCTTTgaaacccttttcttttttatttttgtttctgtgaGTACAgcgatatatttacactaagtgAGGGAGGTTAGTTTAGGCTACATAATGgacaatctaatttggtatcgaattttcCATCTACGAGATTCGGACCTAAGAtcttttacttacaagtaaagaggaatattatTTGACTATAGTACGGAGTGGCAATATTCGAAACCTTGTAGTTTGCCAAGTCATTTCTTGGTCAAAAGATTTTGCAGAAAGTTaaggttttaccataaaactaattggcaatatgagagTAGCCTAATTACTTAAGCACATGTAAGGTCCCTTTTTCCCCCGACGTGGAATGCAGTCTCAAAAAATTTTCTGTCTGAGAATTCTTCCTTTACTATTTGAAATGCTGCCTGCTTTGTACTGCGCAACCAGTTTATAGCTTTGGTGGAGGACTTAGCCTCCTCGTTATAATTTCCTAAGAATCTTGAACGTAATGTCTATCACTAGCTGGAGCATCATTGTAATTGTAAGCCAAAGGGAAGATTTGTTGATCACGTCCTTGGTGAAGATATTCAATTCCTTTGGCAAATAGCTAGATCTTGCAGCTTATCCCAACCAAgaaatttgttgttattgtctGCTGATGAAATGAAATCATGTAGTGATCTAATGAA is from Pyrus communis chromosome 10, drPyrComm1.1, whole genome shotgun sequence and encodes:
- the LOC137748000 gene encoding rust resistance kinase Lr10-like encodes the protein MGMSGRSSSSSSLSMRFLIAAFIVFSLSPQTICNAARQKCAPSSCGHIRNISYPFRLKGDPRHCGDSGYTLSCENNKTILNISSSGDYYVQAINYHNQTIRIVDPGLDKSNCSSLPLHSLYLPYRYYWYLPLHLPYRYYRYFKIPTTPGNCTASSATCTEIGTTNLTFFKCPRQMNSSLYVDAAPCFPVQSASTSSSSMSSSQPKSYGYVKIGYLEVGQMKDGCSIERTTYAYLFDGYNASYKSIHNSLVYGFELQYAPHGPLLCENQFSSLWMYKCYPHSVPGELLLGVAKFLFGAPFVTAFLIYTWKRRHLSMYNSIEEFLHGEKNFVPIRYSYSNITKMSNKFKEKLGEGGYGSVFKARLRSGRFAAIKMLDEPKGNGQDFISEVNTIGRIHHVNVVQLVGYCVEGSKRALVYDFMLNGSLDKYIYCKEGSIPLSCKTTYEISLGVARGIKYLHEGCDMQILHFDIKPHNILLDENFIPKISDFGLAKLYPVDNSIVSLTGARGTMGYMAPELFYHNIGGVSFKADVYSFGMLLMEMASRRKNLNAAEHSSQLYFPSWVYNQYNEGKDFEVGEVVEEEKQLTKKMIITALWCIQLKPSDRPSMKEVLEMLEGAVELLRMPPEPLLYPREMPVGAPNGNLNPTYSKAELTSSLTGR